Genomic window (Bacillus vallismortis):
ACAAACTTTAATTTTCTCCACGTTTCTTCCTCCCCAAATGTAGTTAACAGGATTCACCCTTGCTACATGTTTACATTCGACAAAACCGCTATATACCCTCTAAAAAAATCATCATAACCAATATTAGTGGTATATCTTTGTTTTTCTATGTTTTTCTCCGTTTTTCGACTAAATATGAAATTTGACAAATAAGGAAACGTGAATTTGTCGAAAAATCTTCTTTTGTACATTTTACCGTATGTATTCTGAGAAGTGAAGAGGGATCAAAGCAAAAAAACTGCCGGAAATTCCGGCAGTCAGCTTGCTTTTTCTTTTCCGTAAATATCAATTCCCGCTTCTGACAGCATCCATTCAATATGAACGCCGTAGCCGCTTGTCGGGTCATTTACAAACACATGGGTGACAGCGCCGATCACTTTGCCATTTTGGATGATCGGGCTTCCGCTCATCCCCTGGACGATGCCGCCTGTTTCTTTTAATAGCCTCGGATCGGTTATTTTCAAGACCATTCCTTTTGTTGCCGGGAATTTTTGCGGGGTTGTGCTGACGATTTCAATATCAAACTTTTCTACCTTGTCATCATTAATGACCGTTAAAATTTCAGCCGGGCCTTTTTTGACTTCAGTAGAAAACGCAACCGGCAGTCCTTGATCTGAAATCTTGTTTTGAATCGGCTGATGCAGTGTCCCGAAAATCCCAAACGGGCTGTTTCTGTTAATATCCCCGATCGTTTTGCGTTCTGAGGAAAATCGCGCCAGTTTTTCTCCCGGATTTCCGCCTGTCCCTTTTTCAATTGATGTTACAGTTGATTTAACGATTTCGCCATTCTCCACTACAATCGGTTTCTTTGTGTCCATATCGGAAATCACGTGGCCAAGTGCTCCGTATTTTTTTGACTTCGGTTCATAAAAGGTCATAGTGCCGATCCCAGCGGCAGAATCCCTGATATATAACCCAATTCTGAACTTGCCTTCTGCTTCATCCTTTTCCGGAATGAGCTTTGTTTTGATTTTCTGTTTATCACGTTTAATAAGCAAATCTAAAGATTCGCCGGTTTTACCGGCATTCTGAATAAATGGGGCCACATCATTCATTTTTTCAATTTTCTGTCCATTCATCTCAATAATGATGTCGCCCGCTTCAATACCGGCCGTTTCTCCCGGGGATTTTTTACCTTCACTAGTGTTGATCTGATGAAATCCGACGACAAGAACACCGACGGAATGAAGTTTAACACCAATCGATTGTCCGCCAGGTATGACTTTTAAATCAGGAAGAACTTTTACTTTTGTTTTTTTGATTGGAAATCCTGCAAGATCGTATACTAACTCTGATTCACCTGATTTTTTGCCTGTCACCTTGACTTCATGCGGGTCTTTCTTTACTGTAAACGCTTCTGAAGATTCTTGTGTATGAGCGTTTACCGATAAACCCGTTTCAATCGCTTGTGTTTGGGTTTCAAATACTCTCATTTGCGTTGGAATCAGTAAATACTCTTTTAGCGGTTTGCATAAACCTACACTTAATAACGAAACAAGGAGAATTAAACCTACTGCTTTTCTGATGTTATCGGGCATTTACTACTTCACTCTCCTCGCTCCTATCCCACACCTTCTTTATGACTTGCTGCTACATCATTTAATTTTGCCTTCTGACGCCTTATTTATAACTGTCATATAAAGAAAAACATTGGATATACTGATGAACGAATGGATGTGCGTGAAAAAAATAAGCTGCGCTTTTCGCGCAGCTCACCCCGTTGTTTTGACTTGGTCCGCTTGTCTTAAAAGTTCTTTTGCATGGCGTTTCGTTAAGTCTGTTACTTCGACTCCTGCAATCATACGCCCGATTTCCGCTACCTTTTCCTGCTTAGACAGCGGCTTGACATGTGTTGTCGTTCTGCCGTCTTTTAACTCCTTCGCAATATAAAGATGCGTATCTGCCATGGCAGCCACCTGAGGCAAGTGTGTAATACACAGCACTTGCGATCCTATTGACACTTTATGGATCTTCTCAGCGATTGCCTGTGCGACTCTGCCGCTTACACCGGTATCAACCTCATCGAATATAATCGACGTCACATCCTGTTGAGAGGAAAAAATGCTTTTAATAGCTAGCATCACCCGTGACAGCTCTCCTCCGGAAGCGACTTTCGAAAGGGATTTCAGCGGTTCGCCTGTATTGGTTGAAATTAAAAACTTCACCAAATCAATCCCTTGTTCAGTCATCTGAACAGGCTGGCCGTTTACAATCGGCGCCTCCTCATTTCGGGGCGCTGTTCTGATCTTAAATTCCGTATCAAAAGTTGATTTTTCCATGTAGAGGCTTTTTAATTCCCGATGAATCTCATCAGCCAGCTTTTTCGCCCATGCTTTGCGGATTTTTGAAACATTTGCCGCTTCCACTGCGACATCTTTGCCGACTGAGTCAAGCTCCTTCTTCACGCTTTGAAGATGGCTGTCCCTGTTTTCAATTTGGTCAATCTCTTCTTCAATTTTAGAAGCGTATTCCAAGATATCCTCAACAGATGCACCGTATTTTCGTTTCAGCTGTTTGATTTCATTAAGGCGCGTCTCAATATAGTTCAGGCGTTCCGGATCATATTCAAGTTCATCCAGCATATTTCTCATCTGAAATGTAGCGTCCTCCAGAAGATAGTAGGAGTTCGAAACATTTTCAGACAGTTTTTTCAGCGGTTCGTTAATATCGGATATATCTTCAAGCTGCGCTGATGCCATTCCGACCCAGTCCAGTCCGCCCTGCTCGCTGCGAAGCGCGTTATATGCATTTTGCAGCGATTCATATATCTTCTCAAAATTTGAAATTTGCTGGCGCTCTTCCTGAAGCTGCTCATCTTCATTAAGCTCGAGCTTAGCCGATTCGATTTCTTCGAGCTGAAATTGAATGAGATCAAGACGGTGGGCCATTTCCTGTTCGCTTTCAGAAAGCTGCTTTAGCTTTTTAAGCAGCTTCATATACCGCTGGTACCCTTCCTGATACGTTTGAAGCGCGCTTTCCGCTTCGGCTCCGGCAAACTTGTCCAAAAGCTGGAGGTGATTTTCGTCCTCCATTAACAGCTGGTTATCGTGCTGCCCGTGAATATCTAATAAAAGCCTGCCGATCTCTCTTAGCGAGGCAATCGTGACAAGCTTGCCATTAACTCGGCAAACGCTTTTTCCGCTCGTGCTGATATCCCTTCTCATGATGATCATTTCGTCAGAAACGTCAATTCCCTGCTCAGCGCATACGTCAAAAACGGGATGGCCGCTCTCCAATAGAAACAGCCCTTCAAGCTCGGCTTTTGTCTCCCCATATCTGACAAATTCGGATGAGCCGCGGCCTCCGACTAAAAGAGAAATGGCATCTATGATGATGGACTTGCCGGCTCCGGTTTCTCCTGTTAAAACCGTGAGCCCGCGTTCAAAAGAAACCGTCAGTTCCTCAATAATGGCAAAGTTTTTAATGGATAGTTCAGCTAACAAACAGCATTACACCTCTTTATCTTTGTTAGATTTTCTATTACAGCAGCTCAAGCAGCCTGTTTTTTACGCCGTCTGTATCTTCAGGAGTCCGGCAAATCATTAAAATCGTGTCATCTCCGCAAATGGTTCCCATTATTTCATCCCAGTCCAAATTGTCCATCAGCGCCCCGATTGCCTGGGCGTTGCCGGGCATCGTTTTGAGCACAATCATATGGCTTGCTGAGTCTATTTTCACAAATGCGTCCATCAGTGCCCGCTTCAGTTTGGACAGCGGATTGAAACGCTGGTCTGCCGGAAGACTGTATTTGTAAGAGCCGTTATTCGTAGGCACTTTCACTAGGTGAAGCTCTTTAATATCGCGTGAAACCGTGGCTTGCGTCACTTTGTATCCATCCTGCTTCAGCATGTCAACCAATTCGTCCTGCGTTTCGATTTCATTGCTTGTAATGATCTCTCTGATTTTAATATGCCTCTGGCCTTTGTTCATGTAAGCACCTCTATTTCCAGCTTATCTGTTCTTTTATGTTATATGTTTCTCTGCAAAATGTACATAAATGCAGAAAAAAGGAATAATAGCGCCCTATTATTCCGGTACATCTGCTTTTTTTTCTTTTAACGTCTTATGTGCCTCTTCTACAATGCGATTGATCTCTTCTTCTGACAGCTCCTGTCCTTCCTGTCCCTCTCCCGGCCAATGCAAATGAAGGAGAAATTCAATATTTCCGTCTCCTCCCGTGATTGGAGAAAATGACAGGCCTTTGCAGATATAGCCTTCAGCAGCAGAGAAACTGACCATACGCTTGAGAACATCAGCATGTACTTTAGGATCTCTGACAATCCCTTTTTTGCCGACGGATTCCCGTCCCGCTTCAAACTGCGGCTTAACAAGAGCCATGCAGTCACTGCCAGGCACAAGCAATGTTTTGAGGACAGGCAGGATAAGCCGCAGTGAAATAAAGGACACGTCAATCGTAGCAAACTCCGGCATGCCCTTTGTAAAGTCTGCCGGTGTTGCGTAACGGAAGTTTGTCCGTTCCATCACGACGACCCGTTCATCCTGTCTAAGCTTCCACGCAAGCTGATTGTAGCCTACATCTACCGCGTATGACTGTTTAGCACCGTTTTGCAGAGCGCAGTCCGTAAAACCGCCGGTGGAGGAGCCAATATCAATCATGATTTTATCCTTAACAGAGATGGGAAACTCCTTCAGCGCTTTTTCAAGCTTTAAGCCGCCTCTGCTCACATATTTCAGCGGGTTTCCTTTGACTGTTAACGGCAGATCGCGGTCAATTTTTTCCCCAGCCTTGTCCAAGCGGTTTTCGTTTGAATAGACGATTCCCGCCATAATGGCTCTCTTGGCTTTTTCCCGCGTTTCCGCCAACCCTCTTTCTACTAGTAATACATCTAATCGTTCTTTCTTTGACGTCATGATCCAATTCCTTTGTGTGTCTTCGGCGGCATCAGTAATCTAATGCGGTTTGCCGCCTGCTGTTTTGTTAGTCCAATTTCTTCAAGGAGCGCCGTTACGCTTCCGTGTTCAATAAACCGATCCGGGATACCCATTCTGTCAATCGGTGTAAGGAATTCACCTTGATCATGAGCGAATTCTAAAATCGAGCTTCCGAAACCGCCTTCTAAGACCGCTTCTTCAATCGTTAAAATCGGCAAGCCTTCTTTTAAGATATCCTTCATCATTTTTTCATCCATCGGCTTAATAAAACGCGCATTGACAACGCGCACGGACAGGCCTTCTTTTTGCAGCTCTTCAGCTGCTTCAAGCGCCATTTCGATTGTTGTTCCAAATGTTAAGATGACTGCGTCGTTCCCCGGGCGCAACACTTCCCACGTGCCGATCGGAATCGTTTTCAGCTGTTCATCCATTTTTACGCCGAGTCCGTTTCCGCGCGGAAAACGCATCGCAATCGGGCCTTCGTCATAGCTGAGTGCTGTATGAACCATATGCTGTCCTTCATTTTCATCTTTCGGCATCATTAAGACCATGTTTGGAATGTGGCGCATAAATGCAATATCAAACACGCCTTGGTGTGTCTCTCCGTCAGCGCCCACAAGCCCTGCACGGTCAATGCCAATAAACACATTGGCGTTTTGGCGGCAGATGTCATGAACCACTTGGTCATATGCCCTTTGCAGGAAGGTTGAATAAATCGCCAAAAACGGCTTCATCCCCTGCATTGCCATAGCTGCAGCCATCGTTGCCGCATGCTGTTCGGCGATTCCTACGTCAAACATGCGATCAGGGAATTCGTTTGCGAAGCCTTCAAGCTTTGAGCCGACAGGCATAGCCGGCGTAATGGCTACAATGCGTCCGTCCTCTCGCGCCATTCGCTGCACAGTCCCGCTGACAAGACCGCTCCATGAAGGTGCTGCGGCTTTCGGTTTTACAAAGTCACCGGTATTAATTTTATATGGTCCGGTACCGTGCCATGTTCCGATCGTATCGGTCTCAGCCGGTTTGTACCCCTTCCCTTTTTTTGTGATGACATGCAGGAGAACAGGGCCTTTCGTTTTTTTGGCATATTGAAGATTCTCAATCAACTCAT
Coding sequences:
- the spoIVB gene encoding SpoIVB peptidase; translation: MPDNIRKAVGLILLVSLLSVGLCKPLKEYLLIPTQMRVFETQTQAIETGLSVNAHTQESSEAFTVKKDPHEVKVTGKKSGESELVYDLAGFPIKKTKVKVLPDLKVIPGGQSIGVKLHSVGVLVVGFHQINTSEGKKSPGETAGIEAGDIIIEMNGQKIEKMNDVAPFIQNAGKTGESLDLLIKRDKQKIKTKLIPEKDEAEGKFRIGLYIRDSAAGIGTMTFYEPKSKKYGALGHVISDMDTKKPIVVENGEIVKSTVTSIEKGTGGNPGEKLARFSSERKTIGDINRNSPFGIFGTLHQPIQNKISDQGLPVAFSTEVKKGPAEILTVINDDKVEKFDIEIVSTTPQKFPATKGMVLKITDPRLLKETGGIVQGMSGSPIIQNGKVIGAVTHVFVNDPTSGYGVHIEWMLSEAGIDIYGKEKAS
- the recN gene encoding DNA repair protein RecN, with protein sequence MLAELSIKNFAIIEELTVSFERGLTVLTGETGAGKSIIIDAISLLVGGRGSSEFVRYGETKAELEGLFLLESGHPVFDVCAEQGIDVSDEMIIMRRDISTSGKSVCRVNGKLVTIASLREIGRLLLDIHGQHDNQLLMEDENHLQLLDKFAGAEAESALQTYQEGYQRYMKLLKKLKQLSESEQEMAHRLDLIQFQLEEIESAKLELNEDEQLQEERQQISNFEKIYESLQNAYNALRSEQGGLDWVGMASAQLEDISDINEPLKKLSENVSNSYYLLEDATFQMRNMLDELEYDPERLNYIETRLNEIKQLKRKYGASVEDILEYASKIEEEIDQIENRDSHLQSVKKELDSVGKDVAVEAANVSKIRKAWAKKLADEIHRELKSLYMEKSTFDTEFKIRTAPRNEEAPIVNGQPVQMTEQGIDLVKFLISTNTGEPLKSLSKVASGGELSRVMLAIKSIFSSQQDVTSIIFDEVDTGVSGRVAQAIAEKIHKVSIGSQVLCITHLPQVAAMADTHLYIAKELKDGRTTTHVKPLSKQEKVAEIGRMIAGVEVTDLTKRHAKELLRQADQVKTTG
- the argR gene encoding arginine repressor ArgR translates to MNKGQRHIKIREIITSNEIETQDELVDMLKQDGYKVTQATVSRDIKELHLVKVPTNNGSYKYSLPADQRFNPLSKLKRALMDAFVKIDSASHMIVLKTMPGNAQAIGALMDNLDWDEIMGTICGDDTILMICRTPEDTDGVKNRLLELL
- a CDS encoding TlyA family RNA methyltransferase, producing the protein MTSKKERLDVLLVERGLAETREKAKRAIMAGIVYSNENRLDKAGEKIDRDLPLTVKGNPLKYVSRGGLKLEKALKEFPISVKDKIMIDIGSSTGGFTDCALQNGAKQSYAVDVGYNQLAWKLRQDERVVVMERTNFRYATPADFTKGMPEFATIDVSFISLRLILPVLKTLLVPGSDCMALVKPQFEAGRESVGKKGIVRDPKVHADVLKRMVSFSAAEGYICKGLSFSPITGGDGNIEFLLHLHWPGEGQEGQELSEEEINRIVEEAHKTLKEKKADVPE
- the dxs gene encoding 1-deoxy-D-xylulose-5-phosphate synthase, which codes for MDLLSIQDPSFLKNKSIDELEKLSDEIRQFLITTLSASGGHIGPNLGVVELTVALHKEFNSPKDKFLWDVGHQSYVHKLLTGRGKEFATLRQYKGLCGFPKRSESEHDVWETGHSSTSLSGAMGMAAARDIKGTDEFIIPIIGDGALTGGMALEALNHIGDEKKDMIVILNDNEMSIAPNVGAIHSMLGRLRTAGKYQWVKDELEYLFKKIPAVGGKLAATAERVKDSLKYMLVSGMFFEELGFTYLGPVDGHSYHELIENLQYAKKTKGPVLLHVITKKGKGYKPAETDTIGTWHGTGPYKINTGDFVKPKAAAPSWSGLVSGTVQRMAREDGRIVAITPAMPVGSKLEGFANEFPDRMFDVGIAEQHAATMAAAMAMQGMKPFLAIYSTFLQRAYDQVVHDICRQNANVFIGIDRAGLVGADGETHQGVFDIAFMRHIPNMVLMMPKDENEGQHMVHTALSYDEGPIAMRFPRGNGLGVKMDEQLKTIPIGTWEVLRPGNDAVILTFGTTIEMALEAAEELQKEGLSVRVVNARFIKPMDEKMMKDILKEGLPILTIEEAVLEGGFGSSILEFAHDQGEFLTPIDRMGIPDRFIEHGSVTALLEEIGLTKQQAANRIRLLMPPKTHKGIGS